One genomic region from Nitrospiraceae bacterium encodes:
- a CDS encoding heavy metal translocating P-type ATPase, giving the protein MTSVRVTCVDKARITPTEGFVSETSAVWVPLNGSDRDALSALIAHQIPQQEDAARCVAPVATAETHAKAATRTDTLDDTTVVHAIPGRVRLRVPALKTLPDLAEPLEKLLRDQPGVTDVSVNDWCYSVTVTCDPSVWTTDRLCTWVRLQSASEVATYNSVKEQTDQSQAPSEEAGNELWYSSAGFGVALLVEPLAAPLVPVLLLLSALPMLKRAHRSLSEDGKLNVDVLDASATSLLVVQGNFPMAIFMVWLINIADWIRDLTMMRSKKAIEEILGYQNIEAWVVRDGHKVRVSVAEIQLGETVVVYTGERIAVDGTVLSGKALVDQAALTGESVPVEKEEGSLVYAATVVREGKLYIRAERIGSETEAAQILRLVEAAPARETKIQNYAVKWANDLVPYSFAGGAFAGIVMAGGLQGAAAVLIIDYGTGIRIAAPTTVLSAMTKAIRNGILIKGGRHLESLAEVDAVVFDKTGTLTIGHPDVLDVVPVNSSTADQVLVLAAAAEMRLSHPVADAIVRAAQARDLLIPERTASDYSLGLGVEAIVDDSVVLVGSPRFMTLRGVDLTPEVQGHIARMQQQAISPLCVAKDGAVVGLLSISDPLRPEAVDVIQALRHRGIKHIVMLTGDHKDVAKRIADELGITEYVAEVFPGDKSEAVQRLQRAGYKVAVVGDGINDSPMLAYADVGIAVEGGTEAARETAPVVLLHGGLWKVPLAIDIGRETVALIQQNWKIISIPNTIALALACVGLLGPIGATLLSNGSAIVATMNGLRPIMEDRPIKVNSPVHESARLLPAPEAEKVVLAG; this is encoded by the coding sequence GTGACCAGCGTTCGTGTGACCTGCGTCGATAAGGCACGGATTACCCCCACCGAAGGGTTCGTTTCTGAAACCTCAGCTGTGTGGGTCCCGCTCAATGGAAGCGATAGAGACGCGCTCTCAGCCCTGATAGCCCACCAGATCCCGCAACAAGAAGATGCGGCTCGTTGTGTTGCGCCGGTTGCGACCGCTGAAACCCACGCGAAAGCCGCGACACGCACCGATACACTAGACGATACCACCGTGGTGCATGCGATCCCTGGACGTGTAAGGCTGCGGGTGCCGGCGCTCAAGACTTTGCCTGACCTGGCCGAGCCGCTGGAGAAGCTTCTCAGAGACCAACCTGGAGTGACCGATGTCAGTGTGAACGACTGGTGTTACAGTGTGACGGTCACTTGCGATCCCTCCGTCTGGACGACCGATAGGCTCTGCACCTGGGTCAGACTTCAGAGTGCTTCAGAAGTCGCCACCTATAATTCTGTCAAGGAACAGACCGATCAGTCACAGGCCCCGTCTGAAGAGGCGGGAAACGAACTCTGGTATTCGAGCGCCGGGTTCGGCGTCGCGCTGCTCGTCGAGCCGCTGGCGGCACCACTGGTGCCGGTGCTGCTCTTGCTGAGTGCCTTGCCGATGCTGAAGCGGGCCCATCGTTCGTTGTCGGAAGACGGCAAGCTGAATGTCGATGTGCTGGACGCCTCTGCGACCTCCCTGCTCGTCGTTCAAGGCAACTTTCCGATGGCGATCTTCATGGTCTGGTTGATCAACATCGCGGATTGGATTCGGGACCTCACGATGATGCGATCGAAGAAGGCCATTGAGGAGATCCTGGGGTACCAGAACATCGAGGCCTGGGTCGTGCGGGATGGACACAAGGTGCGGGTCAGCGTGGCAGAAATTCAACTTGGCGAGACCGTGGTCGTCTATACGGGCGAGCGCATTGCCGTGGACGGCACCGTGCTCAGCGGCAAGGCCTTGGTCGATCAGGCCGCGCTCACCGGCGAATCAGTTCCGGTCGAGAAGGAGGAGGGGAGTCTTGTCTATGCCGCAACGGTGGTTCGTGAAGGGAAACTCTATATCCGCGCCGAGCGGATCGGAAGTGAAACTGAGGCGGCGCAGATTCTCCGCCTTGTGGAGGCCGCGCCGGCTCGTGAAACCAAGATCCAGAATTACGCCGTCAAGTGGGCAAACGACTTGGTGCCCTACAGTTTTGCCGGCGGTGCCTTCGCTGGCATCGTGATGGCCGGCGGTCTCCAGGGAGCGGCTGCTGTTCTCATCATCGATTATGGAACAGGGATTCGGATCGCGGCTCCGACGACCGTGCTGTCCGCCATGACGAAGGCGATCCGGAACGGGATTCTGATCAAGGGAGGGCGGCACTTGGAAAGTCTCGCGGAAGTGGACGCCGTCGTGTTCGACAAAACCGGCACCTTGACCATAGGACATCCCGATGTTCTGGATGTCGTGCCGGTCAATTCCTCTACAGCTGATCAGGTGCTCGTGCTCGCGGCTGCCGCGGAAATGCGACTGTCGCATCCCGTTGCGGACGCCATCGTCCGCGCCGCCCAAGCCAGAGACCTTTTAATTCCGGAGCGGACCGCGTCGGATTACAGCCTGGGTCTCGGTGTCGAAGCGATCGTGGACGACTCGGTGGTGCTCGTCGGAAGCCCGCGGTTCATGACGCTCCGCGGAGTGGACTTGACGCCGGAAGTCCAGGGACATATCGCTCGGATGCAGCAACAAGCGATTTCCCCACTCTGCGTGGCGAAGGACGGGGCCGTCGTCGGATTACTCTCCATCTCCGACCCGCTACGGCCGGAGGCGGTGGACGTGATTCAGGCCTTGCGGCATCGGGGCATCAAGCACATCGTGATGCTCACCGGCGATCATAAGGACGTCGCCAAGAGAATCGCGGATGAGCTCGGAATCACTGAGTATGTCGCCGAAGTCTTTCCGGGAGACAAATCGGAGGCGGTCCAACGTTTGCAACGAGCGGGCTATAAGGTCGCCGTCGTCGGGGACGGAATCAACGACTCACCCATGTTGGCCTACGCTGATGTGGGCATCGCCGTCGAGGGAGGCACGGAAGCCGCGCGAGAAACGGCGCCGGTGGTCCTCTTACATGGAGGGCTCTGGAAAGTCCCCCTTGCGATCGACATCGGCCGCGAGACCGTCGCGTTGATCCAGCAGAATTGGAAGATCATTTCCATTCCCAACACCATTGCGCTTGCCCTCGCCTGCGTCGGGCTGCTCGGTCCGATCGGCGCGACATTGCTTAGCAACGGGTCGGCGATCGTCGCGACCATGAACGGCCTGCGTCCGATCATGGAAGATCGGCCAATCAAAGTGAATTCTCCAGTACATGAAAGTGCAAGGCTCCTGCCAGCACCTGAGGCTGAGAAGGTCGTCCTCGCGGGATGA
- a CDS encoding DUF5132 domain-containing protein has product MEHNGSGIGSIFRPIVKELIKGGIVVADAVSEFVSETGEQFKDLLSEAKAELEKSKGHGQETGKTEGKE; this is encoded by the coding sequence GTGGAACACAACGGCTCAGGGATCGGATCTATTTTCCGTCCCATTGTGAAGGAACTGATCAAGGGTGGTATCGTTGTGGCTGATGCGGTCTCTGAATTTGTCTCTGAAACGGGCGAGCAATTTAAAGATCTCCTGTCAGAAGCCAAGGCAGAATTGGAAAAGTCGAAGGGGCACGGACAAGAGACGGGCAAGACGGAGGGCAAGGAATAG